One Rhodoferax sp. GW822-FHT02A01 genomic window, ATTTGCCCTGCTTGTCGGCCTGCGCCTGCACCACCAAGCGCGACTCCACATCGTCCTGCGCGGCCAGATCGACCAACTCGGCGCGGTCCAGCAAGGGCGCAAAGCCCGGAATGGCCGCGCGAATCAGCAGGGGCTTTTTCTCCCAATAACGGCGCATGAAGGTATCTGGTGACAAGCCGCCCAGCAGCTGTAGAGGGTTTTTTATGTTCATGGGACAATTCTGCATGGAAATTTCTCAACAATGCGTGGTTGCCCTGACCTGGACGCTGAAAGATACTTTGGGCGAAGAACTGGACGTGCTGGACGATCCGGTGGAGTTTTTGATCGGCGGCCATGACCTGTTCCCCACGATTGAGGAAGCGCTGCAGGGCCACAGTGCCGGTGCCACACTCAATCTGCAGATTGAGCCGGAGCAGGCGTTTGGTGATTTCAATGACCAGCTCATCTTTTTGGAGCCGCGTGCGCTCTTTCCCGCCGACCTGGAAGAAGGCCTGACCATGGAAGGCTCCGCTCTGCCTGCGGGATGCAACCCCGACGCGCCCAAGGACGCGCTCTACACCATCACCGATATCTACCCGGAACACGTCGTGCTGGATGGCAACCACCCACTGGCCGGCATTGCCATTCGCATCACACTCAACGTGCACACCGTGCGTGAAGCCACCGAAGAAGAAATCGGCCGCGGCTCCGCCGGCACCGGCTTCTTCCGCATCCAGCCCCTGCACACCGAAGTCCCCGGCGACGACACCCTCCACTAGCCATCAGAAAACCCGTGGAACCGGCTCCGCCGGGCCACTGGGTTTGTCCCCTGCAAGGGGAGAGGCGGCTACACGCAGTGAGCCGCAACAGGGGTGTATCAATTCTTCCCAGTAGAGCCGTACCCGCCCTCCCCGCGCTGGGAAGCAGGAAACTCCTGAACGATATTGAAGCGGGCCTGCGCCACCGGCACGATGACCAGTTGAGCGATTCGCTCCATGGGCTCGATGGTGAAGGCGGTGGAGCTGCGATTCCAGGCGCTCACCATCAGTTGGCCCTGGTAATCGCTGTCAATGAGTCCCACCAGATTGCCCAGCACGATGCCGTGCTTGTGGCCCAGACCGGAGCGCGGCAGGATGAGCGCTGCATAACCGGGGTCTGCCAGATAAATGGCCATTCCGGTGGGAACCAGTTGCCAGGCGTTGGGGCGCAGCGTCAGCGGCTCATCCAGACAGGCGCGCAAGTCCAGCCCCGCACTTCCGGGTGTGGCATAGGCCGGCATGTTGTCGTTGAGGCGGCTGTCGAGAATTTTGACGTCGATTTGCATGGTTGTTCTTTTCAGTGAAATGATTCGGAAAAAGAGGCGAATTGCGCCCCTTGAATATTCAAGCGGTCGCGCTGGCCAGGCGGGCGGCAATGTCGGCCACCAGCTGCCGTGCCAACGCAAGTTTGTTGTTGCGCGGAATTTCGCGCGAACCGTTGACATCCACCAGCAGCAAGGCATTGTCATCCTGGCCGAACGTGGCAGGACCAATATTGCCCACCAGCAGGGGCACGTTCTTGCGCGCGCGCTTCGCCGTGGCATGGGCCAGAAGATCATGGCTCTCTGCGGCAAAGCCTACGCAATACAAAGCCCCGCTGGTCGCGCGCGCAGATTTCGCAAGCGTAGCCAGAATGTCCGGGTTCTCCACAAATCCAAGTTGCGGCACCTGGCCCGAACCGTCCTTCTTGATCTTCTGTTGGGCTGAGTTTTCCGGACGCCAATCGGCCACGGCCGCAGTAGCGACAAAAACGCTGGCAAGTGGTGCTTGTCGCAGGCATGCGTCCAGCATCTCCTGTGCCGACACCACATCGATACGGCTCACGCCACGCGGCGTAGCCAGTGCAACCGGCCCAGCGATCAGGGTCACCGTGGCACCGGCTTCCTGTGCAGCACGCGCCACTGCAAACCCCATTTTTCCGCTGGACAGATTGGTGATGCCGCGCACGGGATCAATGGCTTCAAACGTGGGGCCAGCAGTCACCAGCACGTGGTGCCCCGCCAAAACCTTCGGCTGGAAGAACGCAATCACATCCTGTAACAATTCCTGCGGCTCCAGCATGCGGCCATCGCCAGTCTCGCCGCAGGCCTGCAGGCCATTGCCCACGCCGAGCAACGTGGCGCCATCGGCCTTGAGCTGCGTCATATTGCGTTGCGTAGCAGGATGCGCCCACATCTCGCGGTTCATGGCCGGAGCAATCAGCAGAGGCACGCGATCCATGGGACGTGCCAGACACATCAGGCTGAGCAGGTCGTCCGCACGTCCGTGCAGGAGCTTGGCCATGAAGTCGGCGCTGCAGGGGGCTATCAGAATGGCATCGGCCTCACGGCTGATGTTGATGTGCGGCATGTTGTTGGGCTCACGCGCATCCCATTGCGAGGTGAATACCGGCCGATTGCTCAGCGCCTGCATGGTCACCGGCGTGATGAATTGGGCCGCCGCCTCGGTCATGACCACCTGCACCGTGGCGCCTTGCTTGATCAGCGCACGGCACAACTCGGCAGCCTTGTAGCACGCGATGCCGCCGGTGAGCCCCAGAACAATATGTTTGCCGTTCAAGTCCATGGTGTGTGCGCCTGGGCGCGGTATACAGATGGGCTGCAATGTAGCAGAGCGTCAAAGGGTCGTGCGGGCACACGTATAATCTCGCTTTACCACCTCATCGAACCTTTCGGTTCGCCCCTGACATGACCAAATTTGTCTTCGTCACCGGCGGTGTGGTGTCCTCCCTTGGCAAGGGAATCGCCTCAGCCTCCTTAGCTGCGATCTTGGAATCGCGAGGCCTCAAAGTCACTTTAATCAAGCTCGACCCCTATCTCAACGTAGACCCTGGAACCATGTCGCCCCTGCAACATGGCGAGGTCTTCGTCACCGACGACGGCGCAGAAACTGATTTGGACTTGGGCCATTACGAGCGTTTCATTGAAACGCGCATGCGTAAATCCAACAACTTCACCACCGGCCAGATCTACCAGAGCGTGCTCGACAAGGAGCGCCGTGGCGACTACCTGGGCAAGACCGTGCAGGTCATCCCCCATGTCACCAACGAGATCCAGGAGTTCGTCAAGCGCGGCGCGCGCTACGGCGAACCCGATGCGGTCGATGTGGCCATCGTCGAAATCGGCGGCACCGTGGGTGACATCGAGTCCCTGCCCTTCCTCGAAGCCGTGCGCCAGATGAGCCTCAAGCTCGGTCCCAACAACAGTGCGTTTGTGCACCTGAGCTACCTGCCCTGGATCGCCGCAGCCGGTGAGCTCAAGACCAAACCGACCCAGCACACGGCCAAGCAATTGCGCGAGATTGGTATCCAGGCCGACGCCCTGATCTGTCGCGCCGACCGCAAGGTGCCCGATGAAGAGCGCGAAAAGATTTCACTGTTCTCCAACGTGCCCGAATGGGGCGTCATCTCCATGTGGGATGTGGACACCATCTACAAGGTGCCGCGTATGTTGCACGAGCAGGGCCTGGATGGCCTGATCTGCGACAAGCTGCGCCTGAACACACCACCGGCCAACCTCAAGCGCTGGGACGATCTGGTCTACGAGACCGAGCATCCGCAAGGTGAAGTCTCTATCGCCATGGTCGGCAAATACGTGGACCTGTCGGACAGCTACAAGTCGCTCAACGAAGCGCTGCGCCACGCTGGCATGAAGAACCACGTCAAGGTCAAGATCGAATACGTAGACTCCGAAACCATCACGCCCGACAGCGTGTCCCAGCTGGCGCGCTTTGACGCCATTCTGGTCCCCGGGGGATTTGGCAAGCGTGGCATCGAAGGCAAGATTGCAGCGGCCCGCTTTGCACGTGAAGGCAAGGTGCCCTACCTCGGCATTTGCCTGGGTATGCAGGTTGCTACCATCGAATTTGCCCGCCATGTGGCCGGCCTCAAGGACGCCAACAGCACCGAGTTCGATCCGCTAAGCCCCAACCCCGTCATCGCCCTCATCACCGAGTGGAAAGACGCGGACGGAACCATCAAGACGCGCGACCAGAACTCCAACCTGGGCGGCACCATGCGCCTGGGTGCACAAAGTTCCGATGTGGCCCAACACACGATTGCGCACGACATCTACGGCGACGTGGTGACCGAGCGCCATCGCCACCGCTACGAAGCCAACGTCAATTACCTGGACAAGCTGCGCGCCTCCGGCCTGGTGATCTCTGCGCTGACACAGCGCGAGCAACTCACC contains:
- a CDS encoding CTP synthase, translating into MTKFVFVTGGVVSSLGKGIASASLAAILESRGLKVTLIKLDPYLNVDPGTMSPLQHGEVFVTDDGAETDLDLGHYERFIETRMRKSNNFTTGQIYQSVLDKERRGDYLGKTVQVIPHVTNEIQEFVKRGARYGEPDAVDVAIVEIGGTVGDIESLPFLEAVRQMSLKLGPNNSAFVHLSYLPWIAAAGELKTKPTQHTAKQLREIGIQADALICRADRKVPDEEREKISLFSNVPEWGVISMWDVDTIYKVPRMLHEQGLDGLICDKLRLNTPPANLKRWDDLVYETEHPQGEVSIAMVGKYVDLSDSYKSLNEALRHAGMKNHVKVKIEYVDSETITPDSVSQLARFDAILVPGGFGKRGIEGKIAAARFAREGKVPYLGICLGMQVATIEFARHVAGLKDANSTEFDPLSPNPVIALITEWKDADGTIKTRDQNSNLGGTMRLGAQSSDVAQHTIAHDIYGDVVTERHRHRYEANVNYLDKLRASGLVISALTQREQLTEMVELPQSVHPWFVGVQFHPEFKSTPWNGHPLFNAFVKAALDHQTQGKNLKVAA
- a CDS encoding FKBP-type peptidyl-prolyl cis-trans isomerase, which translates into the protein MEISQQCVVALTWTLKDTLGEELDVLDDPVEFLIGGHDLFPTIEEALQGHSAGATLNLQIEPEQAFGDFNDQLIFLEPRALFPADLEEGLTMEGSALPAGCNPDAPKDALYTITDIYPEHVVLDGNHPLAGIAIRITLNVHTVREATEEEIGRGSAGTGFFRIQPLHTEVPGDDTLH
- the coaBC gene encoding bifunctional phosphopantothenoylcysteine decarboxylase/phosphopantothenate--cysteine ligase CoaBC; amino-acid sequence: MDLNGKHIVLGLTGGIACYKAAELCRALIKQGATVQVVMTEAAAQFITPVTMQALSNRPVFTSQWDAREPNNMPHINISREADAILIAPCSADFMAKLLHGRADDLLSLMCLARPMDRVPLLIAPAMNREMWAHPATQRNMTQLKADGATLLGVGNGLQACGETGDGRMLEPQELLQDVIAFFQPKVLAGHHVLVTAGPTFEAIDPVRGITNLSSGKMGFAVARAAQEAGATVTLIAGPVALATPRGVSRIDVVSAQEMLDACLRQAPLASVFVATAAVADWRPENSAQQKIKKDGSGQVPQLGFVENPDILATLAKSARATSGALYCVGFAAESHDLLAHATAKRARKNVPLLVGNIGPATFGQDDNALLLVDVNGSREIPRNNKLALARQLVADIAARLASATA
- the dut gene encoding dUTP diphosphatase, which encodes MQIDVKILDSRLNDNMPAYATPGSAGLDLRACLDEPLTLRPNAWQLVPTGMAIYLADPGYAALILPRSGLGHKHGIVLGNLVGLIDSDYQGQLMVSAWNRSSTAFTIEPMERIAQLVIVPVAQARFNIVQEFPASQRGEGGYGSTGKN